One Engraulis encrasicolus isolate BLACKSEA-1 chromosome 5, IST_EnEncr_1.0, whole genome shotgun sequence DNA segment encodes these proteins:
- the LOC134448308 gene encoding complement C1q-like protein 2 produces MKVAVRALLLLWCGLAVLADNTEVAATKSTEDTDHAADIHAVLRKMSGLLAESRAELRCAKSKLEDMETRLTASEDRAEGLENTVEELRRTQAERVSFSASLLVSAHGHTGPINPPPILVYKHVITNIGNRYNPNTGIFTAPVKGVYNFLAFVHGGGAGHGTGVVLHKNGDPIVSAYAHQRSLSVNSSNGVSLLLEVGDVVYVKLFRSAWAFDSSDHHTTFSGYLLFPYQGSEPVLKG; encoded by the exons ATGAAGGTAGCTGTAAGAGCTCTGCTGCTCCTGTGGTGTGGCCTGGCTGTGCTGGCGGACAACACTGAAGTGGCAGCTACGAAATCCACAGAAGACACTGACCATGCTGCTGACATACACGCGGTGCTGAGGAAGATGAGTGGCCTGCTtgcggagagcagagcagagcttagGTGTGCCAAGTCTAAACTGGAGGACATGGAAACTAGGCTGACCGCTAGCGAGGACAGAGCTGAGGGTCTGGAGAACACAGTTGAGGAACTGAGGaggacacaggcagagagagtgtCCTTCTCTGCCTCCCTTCTAGTATCTGCTCACGGACATACTGGACCAATAAATCCACCACCAATCCTGGTCTACAAACACGTCATCACTAACATTGGCAACCGCTACAACCCAAACACAG GCATATTCACAGCACCAGTCAAAGGGGTCTACAACTTCCTTGCATTTGTTCATGGGGGTGGTGCCGGACATGGCACTGGGGTAGTTCTACATAAAAACGGAGACCCCATCGTCAGCGCATATGCTCATCAGAGATCTCTCAGTGTTAATTCGTCCAATGGAGTGTCCCTGCTGCTGGAGGTGGGAGATGTGGTCTACGTGAAGCTGTTCCGTAGCGCGTGGGCATTCGACAGCTCAGATCACCACACCACTTTCTCTGGCTACCTGCTCTTCCCATACCAAGGCTCAGAGCCAGTCCTGAAGGGATAA